cacaaagggggattggttttaagataaataaaaagacaataagaagaaagggatTATTAAGGAATCcctcgccgttaccaagcgttaataggattagaatacttatctattgttcgtaagaaccattcatcaccaaccgtagaataacagctagatcagtgttatccccaaatcctttaatcactggatacagaagttctcgactaccggttctatccaacgaaccaccaagtagtagatcactcaaggtgtaatccagtcAAACAcctttaactactgggatcaacctaaactcttagatcaaggtttacttgctggtgttgtattcacacacgattgctccacagaatccctatgtaaggtctcgtgatttctacttgtgtagagagttaatcgacgattacttatctcatagatctcgtgatttctacttgtgtattaTTGTATGCTTCAGTAGTTTCTCTAAAATTGAATATGTTTCAAAGCATATATTTTGACATGTGATTACCTTGTTTGTTAGATCAAGTAAAATGATGGATCTTTGTTATGAATCTATAAGCTTCTTGTCCGTATCTGATGTTTACTTTGACAGGCTATTGAAGTTTCCAAGCGGCGAGCAAAAGTTAGGGAATCAATGGGCAATCCTGATCTGACTTCAAAGCTGGAAGCTGCAGAAACGAAACTGCAtgagctgaagtcaaatgtcgcAACATTAGGGAAGGAAGCTTCTGCAGACTGCTGTAGAAGCTCAACAACAACGATTAACACTACAGCGCCTCATCACAATGGTAATTAATTGGCTCTATTTAATATAGTTATTCGTACCTCTGCTGTTTATAAAAATATCCTTTCCAAAAGTTAATGATctggattttttgtatttttctggatTAGAGGTTGAGTCAGAGCGATGTTACCATTACAGAGTCCTGCAGATACTTGATCAACTTGAAAGTGAGGTATATGTCAAGCCACTTCGTTAGTTCAAAAGATTCACAGTTTCTGGATTTTATTTAAGCTTAATTATAAAAATAGTCAGAGCGGGGATTCTAAGTACAAAATTCTGTTTGATTGGTAGATGGTATCAGAGCGCCAAAGAATTGAAGCACCTACTAGCCCTGTAGCGGACCACTCTatgccaccaccaccatcgtATGATGAAGTTAATGGTGTATCTGCTTCGGCTTACGAGGGAGTGACTGACAGCATGGGATATTCTCTTGGGGAGGTTGTTATTATGTCTTTCAGTTTGTATGATAAAGTTATGCATATTTTGGCCCAAGATTtcatgtttgttttattttcttgtagGTTATGCATTCATACCAAGCTGAGTCTGATGTGGAATTGAATTTGTCAGTTGGTGACTACATTGTTGTTCGAAAGGTTTGAATCCTCTGTCTACTGGTTGTCCTTTATGAAGATTGTTATCTGGTATTAGTCCAAATACCTTTCGAAAAAtataataattcaaaaaaaaaggtcCAAAATAATCTAAAAAGTTCAAATATGATGTGAAAATATGTTTGAAGTGTTTGATTCAGTTTCCTCCTTAACCCAGCTAAAAATTGGGATTTATCTTCAAGGTGTATTTTAACTGCGAGGATTGTATTTATGCCATAGTAACTTTTTGTTGCTTACAGGTATCAAACAATGGCTGGGCAGAAGGTGAGTGCAAAGGTAAAGCAGGTTGGTTCCCTTTTGGATTTGTTGAAAGACGAGATCGTGTTCTTGCAAGCAAGATAGCTGAAGTTGTCTGAAGATATTAATGTGGCAATGCTAGATTTGTATATTTAAACGTGTGTAAGGTCTTGCATTTGTTCTTGTCCTGTGAAAGTTCAGCAAcccctttcttttcatttttttgcgGAGAATCAGAAACCTATTTTTGTTACGCCACTGTATGATGTTCCCGGTGTTTCAAAACATGCACATTAGTCCTAAAAATGGAGGCAGTATAGCTCATGTTTTTGGTCAGTGGTCGACTCAGTGAAAGCTTCTATAGGGTCATTTCACTTGGTCTGTCATTTTGTAGCTGCATCAAGTGATTTGTTTTCGTTTGAATGAATTTCTAGACCCTGCTAGCGTAAATTTTAGTATAGAAACCCAATACTGAGCTTGAAACAGTGAAATGGAGGTTGAAACCGAAAGAGCTCCTGCGCTGAACTGGCCCATCTGGCGTCTGCGTGCAGCCTGTGTGTGTGAGGTCCATTCTGTCACTGAACCTACACATCCATGAGTTCACCATCTCTTTTCCCAAATTGGCTTATGGATTTTTGCCGTC
This is a stretch of genomic DNA from Papaver somniferum cultivar HN1 chromosome 1, ASM357369v1, whole genome shotgun sequence. It encodes these proteins:
- the LOC113329810 gene encoding SH3 domain-containing protein 2-like; amino-acid sequence: MGNPDLTSKLEAAETKLHELKSNVATLGKEASADCCRSSTTTINTTAPHHNEVESERCYHYRVLQILDQLESEMVSERQRIEAPTSPVADHSMPPPPSYDEVNGVSASAYEGVTDSMGYSLGEVMHSYQAESDVELNLSVGDYIVVRKVSNNGWAEGECKGKAGWFPFGFVERRDRVLASKIAEVV